Part of the Alkalilimnicola sp. S0819 genome is shown below.
ACCAGTTGCACCAGCTTGCTTTCCATTTCCTGCACCAGGTTGATCACCCGGCGGATGATCTGGCCGGTGAGATCCTGGTAATCCTGGGCCATCAGGGCCTCGGTGAGGCTGCTGTTGAGCGCGCCGCTCTTGGCGTCGACAAAGCCCAGATACTCTTCCAGCTCCCGGCTGAGCTCCCGGAACTCGTCCACCGAGAGCTCTCGGCGGCGAAAGCGACTCCACTGCTCGTTGAGCTCCCGGGACTTGCCGGAGATCTCGTCCACCAGCGGCATGCTCTCCTCGATGGCGGTGAGCGTGCGGTGCGCCGCCTGATCGGTCATGGTGATGACGTGGTTGAGCCGGTCGCGGGCGTCGGGGATCTCGCTGGAGACCATGCTGGAAAGCCGGGTGTCCTCACGAAAGGACTTGATGGACTCGTGCAGCTCGCGAGTGAGCATGCCGAGTTCCTTGTAGAGCTCGGTCTCGCGCAGCTGCGTGAGCTCATCGACGATGCCTTCGGCGTCCTTCATCTCGCCTGCCTCCAGGGCAGCGATGAGACCGCGGGCAAGTTCCAGGTATTCCCGGTTGGGGAAGACCTCCAGGGGCTTCTTGTCGGCCATGACTCAGCCCTCCAGGCGTTCGAAGATCTTGTCGATCTTCTCTTTCAGGGTGGCCGCGGTGAAGGGCTTGACGATGTAGCCGTTCACCCCCGCCTGGGCCGCTTCGATGATCTGCTCGCGCTTGGCCTCGGCCGTGACCATCAGAATGGGCAGGCTTTGCAGATCCGGGTCGGCGCGGACTTCCTTCAACAACTGGATACCGGTCATGCCCGGCATGTTCCAGTCGGTGACCAGAAAATCGAAACCGCCCTTTTTCAGGATGGGCAAGGCCGTATTGCCGTCATCCGCTTCGGCGGTGTTGGTAAAGCCCAGATCCCGCAGCAGGTTCTTGATGATCCGACGCATCGTGGAAAAGTCATCCACAATGAGGATCTTCATGTTCTTGTCCAATGGCACCGTCTATCCCCTCTTTGACTTACCTGACCCAATCGGCCAGATGCTTGCGCAACTTGAGCATGATGCGTCCGTGTATCTGGCTGACGCGGGATTCGCTCACCCCGAGCACCGCGCCGATCTCCTTGAGGTTCAACTCCTCATCGTAATACAGAGCCATCACCAGCTGCTCGCGTTCGGGCAGCTCGGCGATGGCCTCGGTCAGATCCTGGCTGAAGCCGGCTTCCTGCAGCTGCGCGAGCGGCCCCAGGCCCTCGTCGCCGCGCTCTCGGCCCGCGTCCGAATCTTCGTCGTCTATGCTGAACACCCGGGCGTTGGCCACGTCCTGGAGGATGCGATGGTATTCCTCCAGGCCGATGCCCATGGCTTCGGCCACCTCGGCATCCCGCGGCTCGCGCCCCAGCAGATTCTCCAGCTCGTGGATGGCTTCCGCCACACCGCGGCCCTTGCGATGCACCGAGCGCGGCGTCCAGTCCAGACGACGGATCTCGTCGAGCATGGCGCCGCGGATGCGTATACCGGCATAGGTCTGGAAGCTCGCCCCCTGGCTGGCATCGTAGTGCCGCGCCGCCTCCAGCAGGCCGATCATGCCCGCCTGGATCAAGTCCTCCAGCTGCACGCTGGGGGGCAAGCGATTCATCAGGTGGTGGGCGATGCGCTTGACCAGGGGCGCATGGCGCACCACCACGTCGTTATCGCCCTGCTGCTCCACCTCGTTGTACATGGCGTGCCCGATCATCAGACTACCTCCCCCATGTCGGCGCTGTACTGGATCAGGCGCTCCACGAAGAATTCCAGATGCCCCTCGGCGGCCGTGGGCAGGGGCCATTTGTCCACCCGCCGGGCCAGCTCCACGAAGGCGCGCCCGGCGGGGCTGCCGGGGAAGGTGGCGCTGACGGCTTTCTGACGCTGCACCGCGCGGCGCAGGGCATCGTCCTCGGGCACGGCACCGGCGTAATCCAGCGTCAGGTCCAGGAAGCGGTTGGTGGCCGCGGCCAGCTTGGCGTGCAGCGCCTGGCCTTCCGCCGGGCTGCGCACCCGGTTGGCCACCACGTGGAAGCGCTCCACCCCATGGTCCTTGCTCAACACCTTGCACAGGGCATAGGCGTCGGTGATGGACGAGGGCTCGTCGCAGACCACCACCATCACGTCCCGGGCCGCCCGGGCAAAGCTCACCACGCCGTCGGAGATGCCCGCGGCGGTGTCCACGATCAGGTAGTCCAGGTCGTGATTGAGTTCGCTGAAGGAGCGGATCAGCCCCACATGCTCGGCCGGGTCCAGCTCGGCCATGCGCTGGGTGCCGGAGGAGGCGGGCACGATCCAGATGCCCTCCGGGCCCTGCAGCAGCACCTCTTCCAGGGTGGCGCTGCCGTCTATCACATGGGAGAGGTTGTGCTTGGCCGAAAGCCCCAGCTGCACGTCCACATTGGCCAGCCCCAGGTCGGCGTCGAACAGCATCACCTTTCGGCCCAGACGCGACAGGGACACGGCCAGGTTGACGGAGACGTTGGTCTTGCCCACGCCGCCCTTGCCGCTGGTCACCGCGATGACCTTGACTGGTTTCGGATTTGCCATGCGTCTCAATCCCGCCGCCTGATCCATGCCGCCGCCCTCAGCCCACATGGCCCGCACCGCTGAGAGTGAAGGCCAGCGTCTCTTCGTCGGATTCCTCGCGATAGCGCTGGACCAGTTCCTGTAATTGTTCGATCAGTCTATCACTGCGTGCCGGCTGCAGGTCCTCCGGCACACGCTGGCCGGTGCCGAGATAGGCCAGCGGCAGCTGATAGCGCAACACCGCGGTGACGACGCCGCCAAGGCTGGTGGCCTCGTCCAGCTTGGTGACGATGCAGCCCACGGGCTTGACCTTGCGAAAGGCCCGCACGGTCTCGGACAAGGCCGCCAGCTGGCTGTTGGCCGAGACCACCAGATACGGGCGCAGGGCCAGCTTGCGATCGGCCAGGGCCTGGAGCTGCTCGTTCAGGCGCATGTCGCGCTGGCTCATGCCGGCGGTGTCCACCAGCACCAGGCGCTTGCCCTTCAATTCGCCGAGCACCCGCTCCAGCTCCTGGGAGTTGGCGGCGGTGTGCACCGGCACGCCGAGGATGCGGGCGAAGTTGCGCAGCTGGTCCTGGGCGCCGATGCGGAAGTTGTCGGTGCTCACCAGGGCCACCGCATTGCGGCCATGGCGCAGGGCGTAGCGGGCGGCGAGCTTGGCCACGGTGGTGGTCTTGCCCACCCCGGTGGGGCCTACCACGGCGACCATGCCGCCCTGCTCCAGGATATCGTCGCCGGTGACCGGCAGATGCTTGGCGATGATGGCCATGGCCTGGGTCCAGGCCCGCGCCGGGTCATCGTACTCGCCCAGCCGGTCGGCCAGCTTGCGGCAGACATCCGAGCCCAGCCCCAGCTCGTTGAGGCGTTTCAACATTTCCGCGCGCACCGGCTGGCGCTGGCCCTGCTTGCCCCATTCCATGAGGGTCATCTGGCTCTCGAACAGGGAGCGCAGGGTCTTCAGCTCATCGCGCATGGCCTGCATGGCCGGATCCTGGCTCCACTCGATGCGGGTAGCCGCCGGACGCGGGCGCTCGGCGGCGGGCTCGGGCGTGGGCGCCGGTTCCGGGGCCGACTCGGGCTCGGCGGCGGCGAAGGACAAGCCCTCGTCCAGATCGTCGTCTACGCGGATGTCGAGTTTCCGGCGCAGGGGACGGGATTCCGGCGCCTGGGCGGCGCTGCGCGCCAGAGTTTCGGCGAAGCTGCGCGGGCTGGGCGTGGCCGGCGCGCTGGGCGGCGTCTGGCGCTCCTGGCGAGCCAGGGCCTCTTCCACGGCGCGCTCGTCGTAGTCGATGGCCGAGATCACTTCCACGCCGCCATCCACCTTGCGGCTGGAGAGGATGGCCGCCTGGGGGCCGTGCT
Proteins encoded:
- a CDS encoding protein phosphatase CheZ yields the protein MADKKPLEVFPNREYLELARGLIAALEAGEMKDAEGIVDELTQLRETELYKELGMLTRELHESIKSFREDTRLSSMVSSEIPDARDRLNHVITMTDQAAHRTLTAIEESMPLVDEISGKSRELNEQWSRFRRRELSVDEFRELSRELEEYLGFVDAKSGALNSSLTEALMAQDYQDLTGQIIRRVINLVQEMESKLVQLVALAGKPERAGASEKPKAADTQEDRIKAEGPAIPGKDDVGVVQGQDEVDDLLSSLGF
- a CDS encoding RNA polymerase sigma factor FliA, whose amino-acid sequence is MIGHAMYNEVEQQGDNDVVVRHAPLVKRIAHHLMNRLPPSVQLEDLIQAGMIGLLEAARHYDASQGASFQTYAGIRIRGAMLDEIRRLDWTPRSVHRKGRGVAEAIHELENLLGREPRDAEVAEAMGIGLEEYHRILQDVANARVFSIDDEDSDAGRERGDEGLGPLAQLQEAGFSQDLTEAIAELPEREQLVMALYYDEELNLKEIGAVLGVSESRVSQIHGRIMLKLRKHLADWVR
- the flhF gene encoding flagellar biosynthesis protein FlhF, which produces MKIKRIFAQDMRQAIRKVREEHGPQAAILSSRKVDGGVEVISAIDYDERAVEEALARQERQTPPSAPATPSPRSFAETLARSAAQAPESRPLRRKLDIRVDDDLDEGLSFAAAEPESAPEPAPTPEPAAERPRPAATRIEWSQDPAMQAMRDELKTLRSLFESQMTLMEWGKQGQRQPVRAEMLKRLNELGLGSDVCRKLADRLGEYDDPARAWTQAMAIIAKHLPVTGDDILEQGGMVAVVGPTGVGKTTTVAKLAARYALRHGRNAVALVSTDNFRIGAQDQLRNFARILGVPVHTAANSQELERVLGELKGKRLVLVDTAGMSQRDMRLNEQLQALADRKLALRPYLVVSANSQLAALSETVRAFRKVKPVGCIVTKLDEATSLGGVVTAVLRYQLPLAYLGTGQRVPEDLQPARSDRLIEQLQELVQRYREESDEETLAFTLSGAGHVG
- the cheY gene encoding chemotaxis response regulator CheY; translated protein: MDKNMKILIVDDFSTMRRIIKNLLRDLGFTNTAEADDGNTALPILKKGGFDFLVTDWNMPGMTGIQLLKEVRADPDLQSLPILMVTAEAKREQIIEAAQAGVNGYIVKPFTAATLKEKIDKIFERLEG
- a CDS encoding MinD/ParA family protein, whose product is MANPKPVKVIAVTSGKGGVGKTNVSVNLAVSLSRLGRKVMLFDADLGLANVDVQLGLSAKHNLSHVIDGSATLEEVLLQGPEGIWIVPASSGTQRMAELDPAEHVGLIRSFSELNHDLDYLIVDTAAGISDGVVSFARAARDVMVVVCDEPSSITDAYALCKVLSKDHGVERFHVVANRVRSPAEGQALHAKLAAATNRFLDLTLDYAGAVPEDDALRRAVQRQKAVSATFPGSPAGRAFVELARRVDKWPLPTAAEGHLEFFVERLIQYSADMGEVV